The DNA segment GTTCGTTCGCACAAAGCCGTGGAACGGAGTTTTTACCGGTGCTCATGCCCCGGCCCCCGGCCGCCTGCCGGTGCCGTATTCGCAGTGTATATATGGCCGCGCTGTCCCGGATCGGGAAACCGTTCTGAGCCCGGATTGCCTGATTCGTGGTGAAATGATCGCTTCATTTCGGCAAAAGAAGGTTGTAAAAAGAGGAATTATGGCAACGCTTTTATACCATACAATCTCACACTAAATCGTGGGTGAGACACCTATGGATTATGGAAACATGCTGAGCGATTCGTTCAGCTACGCAAAAGACGCTGTCTGGGGCAAATGGGTTCAGTGGATCCTGCTCGCCATCAGCACGATCATATTCCCGCTGATCATGGGGTATATGGTCCGCATTTACAGCGGTGTAAAGCCGGCTCCCGAGGTGGGGAACTGGGTAGGGATGTTCATTGACGGCCTGAAACTCTTCGTCATCGGGATCATCTACGGCATCCCGCTCTTCGTCATCATGGCCATCTTCTTCGTACCTGCCGCCATGATGAGCGATCCCCTTGCCGCCCTGGGAACGATGGGTATCGGTCTCCTGCTCGTGCTCGTCGTCGGAATCATCATATCGCTGATCTCGACGATCGGGATGATCCGGTTTGCGCAGAAGGACAGCATCGGCCAGGCATTCGCCTTCGGCGCCATCCTCGAGCACATCGGAAAGATCGGCTGGGGGAGTTACATCATCGCCATCATCGTCCTCATGGTTGCCGGGTTTGTCTTCGGTTTCATCGTTGGCATACTGGGCATGATCCCGGTCCTCGGCTGGGTGATCGCGTTCCTCCTGTACCCGGTCTGGGCGATCTTTGCGGCACGGTACATGACGCTGATCTACGAGAGCGCTCAGGCACCGGCCTGAACCCTATTTTCTTTTCGTAATCAAAAGGCACCGCCGGAGAGGTTCCGGGCGCCCGGGGCACGGCGTACGTGATGCCCGTTGCTGAAACCCGGCTTTATATATGCTGTGCCGTTCCTGTTCCGGTCGAACCGATCTGTGCCGGGATTAGACGATTTTTCCGGGTCAAATTCGCCCATTTCTGGAAAGGGATATAGTATATGGTCGGCAAGTGGATGCAATGGGTCATCCTTGCCGTCCTGGCACTCGTGCAGACGATCACGGTCTCCCTGATCCCGATGCTTTCCGGCTACGCCGTGCGGGTGCTCGCCGGCAACACACCTGCCCCCGAGATTGACGGGTAGGGCAAGCTCTTCGTCGACGGATGGAAGATGAATATCATTATGCTGGTCTACATGATCCCGGCAATCCTGGTCTTCCTCGTCCTCGGCGGCCTCAGCGCCCTCGCAGGAATGGCAACGACCGACCCGACTGCGGCCGCCGCCGCGATCCTCGGTGCACTGGTAGGAGCCTTCCTCGCCTTACTCGTCGGGCTTGTCATGGCGTTCATCGCCCTGTTTGCCGTACTCCGCTTCGCCCACACGGACAGCGTCGGTGAGGCATTCAACTTCAGCGCCATCCTTGCAC comes from the Methanoculleus marisnigri JR1 genome and includes:
- a CDS encoding DUF4013 domain-containing protein — encoded protein: MDYGNMLSDSFSYAKDAVWGKWVQWILLAISTIIFPLIMGYMVRIYSGVKPAPEVGNWVGMFIDGLKLFVIGIIYGIPLFVIMAIFFVPAAMMSDPLAALGTMGIGLLLVLVVGIIISLISTIGMIRFAQKDSIGQAFAFGAILEHIGKIGWGSYIIAIIVLMVAGFVFGFIVGILGMIPVLGWVIAFLLYPVWAIFAARYMTLIYESAQAPA